The genomic region TTACCCCGTTGCTCTTTCACGGCCAGGTTCATATCAGTTCATGGCCCTTGCTGAAAGCTGTTCTTCTGACCATTTTGCTTCCCTTTCTCCTTCATCTGCCTGTACGTAAAGTTCCGGAAATTTCCAGGGTAATTTCGGAGAATCTTTCCCTGATTACCAGCATTAGCCTGGTTATTATGCTTCTGATTGCAATTTCTTTGAACAGGAAGCTGATATTGGCCGATCCGGCCGGAGTATTAATCGATTTTATCCTTGGCACTGTTGCCTATGTACTGATGTTTTTTTCCGGCTGGCTTATGGGTTTCAGGAAAGGGATTGATTATAAAATCAGCAATTCAATAAGTTCAGGAATGAACAATATCGGCCTCGGTATTTCGCTTTCGATCCTGTATCTGAAACCGGAAGTTTCTGTTTTTCTGATTATGGCCGAGTTTGTCTGGGTCTTTATATTACTGCCTGTACGGTTGGTGTTCCAGAAAGTGCATCGAACGGAATCCGGGTTAAAGGAATAACACAAACCAGACTGCATTTTAAAAATCGATCATAGCCTTCATTACGCCGTCACGGTATTCAGCAACAAGGTCAAAAGCATCTTTTGCTTTTTCAAAGGAAAATCTGTGGGTTGGCATGAGGCTCACGTCAATTTTACCCGAGGAAAGGTAATGAAGTGTCTTTTCAAGACAATGATTCTGCCGGCGTACATTCTGGATACAGATTTCCTTGTGGCGGGTTTTGTCAACCGGAACCGACCACCTGTCAAATTCAGGAATGCCTATTATCATGAGTTTTCCACCCGGTTTGAGGAGGTCAATGGCCTGGTCAAGAGCTTCCTGCTGACCACAGCATTCGAAAACGGCATCCAGCAACAGAGGTTCTTCTTTGCTGATAATTTCAGTAACAGGTTCCCTGGTTACATTCAACGCCTGAAAGGCACCGCTTTTTTTTGCAATGGAAAGGCGGGCATCAATTTTATCAGTCACGAATATCCTTTCCGCGCCTTCCGCCTGAGCCGCCAGAAGAACGCTCATCCCTATAGGCCCGAATCCTAAAATTCCAATCTGCTTTCCTTTCATGGGAACAGATTGCTGAACAGCATAAACCCCTATGGCCAGTGGTTCAGAAATAGCGGCCTGGTCGGCCGTCATGTTTTCAGGCAGCGGGTAACAGCTCGATTCAGGCATTATAATATATTCCTGCAGGCATCCTTCAGCCTGTCCGGGACAGCCAAGAAACCGCAGTTTTCTGCAGGTATGCGGCCGGCCGGCAAGGCATTGATCGCATTCCCCGCAAGGCATGGCTGGTTCAATGGCTATACGGTCCCCCGGTTTAACCCGGGTAACCTTTTTCCCGGTTTCCACAACCGTTCCTGCTCCCTCATGCCCAACCGGAAAAGGATACCGGACAACCTGGCTGCCGATTCTCCCCGTGGTATAATAATGAATATCGGAACCACAGACTCCGACTACGTCCATCCGTATCTTAACGTCCCGGTCATTTATTATTTTCGGTTCCGGCACTTCCAGCATTTCCATCCGGCGAATGCCTGTCAGCATCATGGCTTTCATACTGTGAGCATTTGAATTTTCGTTCCTAAATTATGGAAAATTTCCGGTATTGATCGGAAATGGTCCAAAGATACCGATATCCAACTTTTAAATAAACTCAGGTTACATAGTATATTTTTTATTTGACATGCAGAATTAAAATGATGGAACAAATCATTCGTAATAGTCATGGAAAACAAAGACTTTGAGACCTCAATGAGTTGAACTCTGCTAATCAAATTAATTTAGTATAGGCCAGGTTAAGGTGGCTTTAAAATAAAACCAGACGAATTAAAAGTGGTACATTCTCAGAGTAATGTAACATATATTCAGCCTTTTGGTCGAGTGGTAAACAGAAGCAGTTTTTCCTTACGCTCAAATTCTTTATTTTTGGCTTTTCATTACATAACGTTATGCGGAAAGAAATTCAACAATTGATTCGGAACGAAGCGGACGCTATTTTAAATATTCCTGTTGCAGAACACTTTGAGCAGGCATTGGACCTGATCTACAACCGCGTTCATCTGAAGGGAGGCAAGGTAATCGCCAGTGGTATGGGGAAAGCAGGGCAGATTGCAATTAATATCGCCACTACGTTCAGTTCTACAGGTACTCCGGCTGTGTTTCTGCATCCGGCAGATGCCCAGCACGGCGA from Bacteroidales bacterium harbors:
- a CDS encoding alcohol dehydrogenase catalytic domain-containing protein, with translation MKAMMLTGIRRMEMLEVPEPKIINDRDVKIRMDVVGVCGSDIHYYTTGRIGSQVVRYPFPVGHEGAGTVVETGKKVTRVKPGDRIAIEPAMPCGECDQCLAGRPHTCRKLRFLGCPGQAEGCLQEYIIMPESSCYPLPENMTADQAAISEPLAIGVYAVQQSVPMKGKQIGILGFGPIGMSVLLAAQAEGAERIFVTDKIDARLSIAKKSGAFQALNVTREPVTEIISKEEPLLLDAVFECCGQQEALDQAIDLLKPGGKLMIIGIPEFDRWSVPVDKTRHKEICIQNVRRQNHCLEKTLHYLSSGKIDVSLMPTHRFSFEKAKDAFDLVAEYRDGVMKAMIDF